The genomic stretch GTGATTAAGTGATATCACCTTCTAAAGAATTTGAAGACACATCAAGAACTTGGAGCATAGAAAGTTCTGCCACACTTTTGGTTAAACTCCCATTTAACTGATTTTTTGATAGATACAACTCTCTCAAGAAAGAGAACTTTGTAAGATCGATTACCTCCCCACTTATGTTATTGTTTGACAAGTCTAATACTTGCAAGTTGTGAAGATTCTCCAAAGTTTGTGGCATCATGCCTTCGAGGTTGTTGAAAGAGAGGTCAACATCAACAAGAGCAACCATATCCCCAAAAGCTTTTGGAATTGAACCTTGTAACTCGTTAAAACGGAGGTCAAGAACGACAAGGCTATTGGTAAATTTGAGCAGCCAAGGGAATATTGAGGAGTTGAGCTAATTAAAAGAGAGATCAAGGAATGAAAGTGGTGAAGAAGAATTAGCATTGGAAAGCACATGAGGAGTCGGCATGGAGAGCTCACAACTGAAACGTAAGTCTAACAAAGAAGGTAGCTTGCCAACCTTATTCGGCCAATTGGCTACCTTGCTAAGGTTCACTAGGCACATATTTAAGTTTCTTAATAATGAGAGATGACGGAACCAGTCAAGATTGTGGTCCTCCATCAGCCCAAAATAGTTCCAGCTGAGATCAAGAGAAATCAAACATGTGAGATTTCCAAGCTGTTGTGGAAATGGTTCCAGAAATAGTGTTGTAGGAAAGATTGAGATATTGTACGTGATTTAGTCAGTGAAGCAATGAACTCTGGGAAGAATGTGGAAAACTCATTGGAACTTAAGTCCAAGTAAATCAAATGTTGCAATCCAAGTAATGAAGAGCTTATATCACCGGAAAGAACCTTACTGCCTTCGAAGAAATGCTTTCCCCGAAGGTCAAGCTTCACAACATGACCTGTTCGATTGCTGCATTTAACTCCTTCCCATTTGCAACAATCTTCCTCGTGATTGCCCCAAGAAGACAGTAGGCCGTTATCATCCATCAGGCCTTGTTTGAATTTGAGGAGTGATTGTCTTTCTTTCTCCATGCATCTCACTTCTGAATTATGAATAGCTTCTTCACgtttcacagagagagagaagccaCACGGCCAATAGTGATACAAATAGTCCAGGATGAGCACACTTAAacattaacaaaagaaaatttggtaaCTCTTGATATCAACACCAAGCTGGTAAAAGAAAATCATTAGGCTGGAGGCCCTGGATAGTGGATACAGCTTCTTCATGCAAAGTAAACATTCACTATCCAGGTCAAGTGTTTTGCTCTGTTCCCTTCAGTGGAAATCTGCTAACTGACATGGGATTTGAAGTATGACAAGCATCAGTAATGCTCTTGGAATGTctagcaatatataattaatggaagataccaaattaatttaatcccaTGGACCATTAAGTATCCGAATTCTCAGCATGGGAGAGACATCAAGGAAGAAAATTTTCCTTTGACTTCGgttaaaatttggaaaaaaaatacaattttttggaataaaatttgcaatgtaccacTTTTTGTCTGGTAAAAAAAGACAAcaatgtttttttcaaaaaaaaaaaatcagtaagacaaaaatacccatacaaatgcaaaacataaaagaatgaatTGTAGGTTTAGCAGTTTTCTTTGATAAGTTGAAGGAACAAATGAAATGAATGAAATGTTGGAATAGAGTGATCTTCGTGACATGCATGTATGAGCATGTaagtttgtttggtaatggacTGCAGGGCACTTATTGAAGCCCAATCAGAATCACCAATTCAaacttttaaccaaaaaaaaaaaaaattacaaagtgaTAAAGAAGTTGCTGAGAGAGATCGAAGGTAATAAAACAAAGGGTGGTGATATCTTTTCAACGTCTTGAAAATAAATGTGTGGTATAGTTGGTTCGCTTTATAGATTGGTTTCTGAGAAACTCCCAACTCCATCTTTTgtcaaacaaattaatttttgtgcTTGCGAGTGAGACAAGGGCTGTAGGGTTATCTTTTGTCAAACAAGCTTTAATTGTTGAGAGTGAAAGGGCTGGGCAAGCAGAAACTTCAGGGAAGACTTGACTATCAACGTGCATGTCTCTTTCAAACAATAATGGcccttttccaattttttcctGGGAACAGACTACACTTCCCTGGGAATTCATTTATTAATTGGTGAGTTTGTAGAAAAACTCAAGTCCTGTAACTGTAATTATAAGACTGAATGAAACATTCAAGTCTGGTATTGATTGATCCTTTCCAAATCAACTTCAAACTCAGTTAAATTACACCCCAATGTCAAATCCAATATGATACATATAGCATACGATGATAACGCTCAAGCATTAACATAATTCAAAGTACACATGATCTCTCTTTAAATTTTGTGTTATAGAAGACATTCCCAATAACGAAGTTTCTGAGAGAAAAAGGCAATAGAACAAAGCATAAAGATCAGAACCACACAGCTGTTACAAGCATGTCATTTAGAGAATAGTAGACACTCTGTTTCCTcttgcagcagcagcaacaacaactCTTGATAGAAGTACTTCTTTATTCCAAGCAAAATTTGCCATCCAGTACATGGCAAATCTGCTAACTGACATGTGATTTGAAGTACGAAAAGCATCAGTACTGCTTCTTTAGCACGTGCAGTAAATCAAGAAATGgtacatattaattaaataaattaaattaaaaataaaaacagtatCATGATATGCCAATAAATCTGTAGGTCTAGCAAATTGGTATCTAGTTTTCTTTAGTAGAGGAGAGAGTTAATGCTTCAACGTACAAAACCCAACATGGCAACATTTATATTACCATTACAATTTAGAGAGGACGATGAGACTAAAAACAGgaattatttgaaagaaaaggaaattattgGGAACAACATTTCAACGTACCTTGATTAAAGGATTTCTTTTTAGCCTTGAGTCTTGAATTTTCTCAGTAATTTGGCCTTGCGGATAGCTATTGCTACATAGAGCTTATCTCCTATTCTCTCTAAGAACTGGAAATAGGCATGCCTCCAAGAACTCTTCAATAACAATGATCCACAAACACCCCAAAATCCAACAATGAATCCGAGTGCAATGCTAGTATAAAACCATAGATGTTCGTGGGAGTTTGCATGTTCTTGAATATCGTCTTCTCCTTGTTTGCTACCAGTTTGAGGAACTTGAGCTGTTTCATCTCCTGGACACCTTTTCGGAAGAGGCAAGCCACAAAGATCTCGGTTACCTGAATATGCAGAAGCACTAAAGCTTTGAAGCTGGGTACCTGATGGGATTCTACCTGACAAGTTGTTGTTTGCCAAATTCAAGTAGCTTAGTAAACTCATAGTAGCTAGGCTTGGGGGAATTATGCTTGAAAGGTGATTTCTCGACAAGTCTAAAGACTCTAATCTCTCCATGTCACCAATATTTTGAGGGATGATGCCAGTTAACAAGTTTCTAGATAAGTTCAACCCAATCAATCCCGAGAGACTTGTTATTTCTCTTGGAATTTCTCCTTTTAACTTATTGCTCGAAAGATCGATGACTTTTACTAGTCCAAGAGTTTTACTATACTCgagatatttttctttgaaagtcACCAATAAGCTGTCAATGTAGTCAAAATCGATAATAAAGGAGGTCCTAGAAGAAGGAAAGTATGTATGATCAATGCTTACATGTGAACTTTGTGTTTGAGTCATGACAGTGAAATTGTTGAGGCATTTTGGTATAGTCCCAGTAATACTATTGTCAGAGAGATCCAAGATTTGAAGAGATGTTAAATGACATAATTGAAATGGAATGTGACCCACGAACAAGTTTGATGATAGGCGGAGAACCATCAAATTTGGCAAGCTTGTACCTATCCACATTGGTATCCTTCCAAAGAGTCTGTTTTCTCCAAGATCTATTAGCCCCAATGACGAGCAGTTCATCAATGACTTGGGTAATTCTCCGATGAAATTATTGTTACGCAAATGCAATGTCTGAAGCCAATCTCTAGAACCACATATAGAGTCCGGGATTCTCCCAGAGAGATTATTGTTTGCCAAATTAAGCATGGCTAGCAATATCAAATTTCCCCAACAGTTTGGGAGTTCTCCGGATAACAAGTTATTTGAAAGATCAAGGTAACTCAAATTCCCATTTGTCTCACATATGGATGTAATAGATCCTTGGAACAAATTATTGGAAAGATTCAACATCGATGAATCTGAATGAAATTGTGGCAAAGGACCACTGAGGAAGTTATAACTCAAATCTATTAGAGGAGAACCTATAAATCTTGTCAAAAACCATTGAAGAGGTATGGTGCCAGTGATTTGGTTGTGGGAGAGATTTAAGAATTGTATATTGGAAGAAAGGTCCCAAAACCAATTGGGGATGGTGTCTGAAATTCCTGAATCAGATATATCGAGTTGTGAAAAATTCTTTTGTGAGTGAAGCCATTGAGGAAAATTTGGACCCAATTTGCAAGAGCCCAATCTAATGACATCCAAATGAAATGGTGGAACCCAGGCCGGACTAAACTTCAATGACAaagaattgaaagagaaatcCACCTGGTGTAAGTTGGAAAGATTTGAAAAATGTGATTCAGTGATATTACCTTCTAAAGAATTTGAAGACACATCAAGAACTTGGAGCATAGAAAGTACTGCCACACTTTTGGTTAAACTCCCATTTAACCGATTTTTTGATAGATATAACTCTCTCAAGAAAGAGAATTTTGTAAGATTGATTACCTCTCCACTTATGTTATTGTTTGACAAGTCTAATACTTGCAAGTTGTGAAGATTCTCCAAAGTTTGTGGCATCACGCCTTCGAGGTTGTTGAAAGAGAGGTAAACATCAACAAGAGCAACCATATCCCCAAAAGTTTTTGGAATTGAACCTTGTAACTCGTTAAAACGGAGGTCAAGAACGACAAGGCTATTGGTGAATTTGAGCAGCCAAGGGAATATTGAGGAGTTGAGCAGATTAAAAGAGAGATCAAGGAATGAAAGTGGTGAAGAAGAATTAGCATTGGAAAGCACATGAGGAGTCGGCATGGAGAGCTCACAACTTAAACGTAAATCTAACAAAGAAGGTAGCATGCCAACCTTATCCGGCCAATTGGCTACCTTGCTAAGGTTCACTTGGCACATATTTAAGTTTCTTAAAGATGAGAGATGACGGAGCCAATCAAGATTGTAGTTCTCCATCAGCCCAAAATAGTTCCAGCTGAGATCAAGAGAAATCAAACTTGTGAGATTTCCAAGCTGCTGTGGAATGGTTCCAGAAATAGTGTTGTAGGAGAGATTCAGATATTGTAATTTAGTGAGTGAACCAATGAACTCCGGGAAGAATATGGAAAACTCATTGGAACTTAAGTCCAAGTAAATCAAATGTTGCAATCCAAGTAATGAAGAGCTTATATCACCTGAAAGAACTTTACTGCCTCCGAAGAAATGCTTTCCCCGAAGGTCAAGCTTCACAACATGACCTGTTCGATTGCTGCATTTAACTCCTTCCCATTTGCAACAATCTTCCTCGTGATTGCCCCAAGAAGACAGTAAGCCATTATCATCCATCAGGCCTTGTTTGAATTTGAGGAGTGATTGTCTTTCTTTCTCCATGCATCTGACTTCTGAATTATGAGTACTATTCAAAGCGAAACCAATTGTGGTTGCAGTACATAGGAGGAGGCCAAGTAGAAGCAACAATTCCGCACAAGGGCCTCTCATTGttcatttaatataaatataatccaAGTGAAGCACATGGATTGTATTTATATTGGTATTGGCTAATGTAACAGTGTGCCCAAGTCaagagtatttatttatttattataattcaAAAGACATCCAAAGCAGCCAAAGaatttaataagaaaagaagGTTCATTGGAACGAGAGTTGTAGGGTGTGAAATCAGAAATTGTATTGTCAAACAAGTCTTCTATTGGCGCAGTCAATTAACTTGTCAATCAAACTGCTAGTGCTTGAAAGTTGAAAGTGAACATGGTCATCTTTTCTCAAACAGACTTTTAATTGTTGAGTTGAGTGTATGCAGAAACTTGAGGGAAGACTTGATTATCGACGTGTCTCTGTCCAAGAATGGCCCTTTAATTTCCTAACTTTTTTTTCCTGGGAACAGACTATTGAACACTACAGTTTCTGGGAATTCTTTCAAGAAAATTGTGTGAAGCTTCTTATTGGAGATCATCTCAGTCTCAGCAACCGAAATTTACGGCTTCCAACGAAAATATTTCTCCGGAGATCAAGCGTCAAACAACGTGACCTTTGCGTTGCTGCATTCAAATCCTTTTCATTTGCAGTAATCTTCCCGACTGCCCCAAGAAGACTGCTGATCCTAGTCATCTCTAGGgccttgtttttctttctctatgcATCGATCTGACCTCCGAAGTACACAAATTCAAAGCACAGTGAAGAATATTTGTTGAGAAGGTTTATAATTGGGACAAAGTTCGGTGTGAAATCAAAAACTGTCAAGTATTCTCTACTGCATCTCAAGTATGGTTGAAGACAATTTTCAAAGTGtatgttagaaatgggtcttgggcctaactcaacccaaaagctagctcaagagttgaggtttcccctcacccttataaatgacCCATCTCTTTAATACCCAggcatccaagccaacacgtgcgacaatgggtgacggtgggccacagctAATTGgggtaggctctgataccatgttaaaaatgggtcttgggcctaactcaacccaaaagctagctcaagagttgaggtttcccctcacccttataaatgacCCATCTctttaatacccaggcaatgtgggacttccaacagtGTAAGTGGACTTTAAGCTTTCTTCGTAATTGTAATTATTTACTTCCGATGACAACAATAAGCGTCAGTGctacagaaaaaaaaatgttaaataatgCACTAAAAATAATAGTATTACATCCCCAATGCCCAATACTTATGAatgtttttgttaaataatttaatataaaatgaatttAGGGCGGCTATATCTAGATATTTGTGCTTTGTGACAACACTACCAATTTAatatgagtttttatttttatttttatttttattttttattttaagaagtgtaggatttttgataattttggttTAACTCTAATTAGAGTACatatgttgttaccaaactaaggaataggaataactattccattcCAGTTTTCTCTATTCCTGAtaatagttattcattttcttaacgGAATACTCAATTCGCAAACTAGACGAGTagcattttatgtttttttttttttttaaatgttggtTTAATTCCATTCACCCAACTgtacattttcacaaaaagattttttaaattaaattataatgtaTGTAGTTGTTAAAAAGAAGCGTGACAACTGAAAGAGGAATAATTAAGTTGGAAGATAAAGAAACATTcttaaagtaaaatattttaatgataataattaaattataatatatgtacgtagttattaaaaatgatgtggcttttaaaattaccattaaacttgtgattgatcactattaaattttgatcaaatgataattttaaaagttacctcATTTTTTAAAGGACATGAGAATATAGATTATGAAGGGAGAGAATGTGCTTTAAGAGGGAAACAAATGGGGTTTGATACCTATGCATTGGGTTTTGGTGGGTTGCAGGTTTCACTTCCTCGTGAAGGTAACagtaacccaaaaaaaaaaaaaaaaggagggggggAGGAGGGTGGGGGAAATGCAGTTTACCCatctgaagtttcaggagtttttcaattttaacttcaaagttaaaaaattgacaatctaccctctgaagtttcaaaaattgacaatttaaaccttccgttactaatttccgttaaattggacgaagttttttttaaaaaagcctgagggtagtGATGTAATTTNNNNNNNNNNNNNNNNNNNNNNNNNNNNNNNNNNNNNNNNNNNNNNNNNNNNNNNNNNNNttaaattcattcattcttaTCAACTTCAACTTTTAGAATAAGAGGGGATTTAACACATGTATTGCTTGTACACAACTATAAAAATCACTCAGCTGGTAAGCCAAGTTTTATGCCAAGGTATGTCAAAGAAGAAAGACGAGGAAGCCAATTAAAGATGGCCAAAACTTGTGTCAATATATCCTTAAGGAAGCTGAGATCTACAGTCCCAAAGGTCAAAAGTTTCCCAAGCTTGTAAGATATCATTCATTCATTCTACTAAAAACGAGAATTGTAAGATACAGATatctgttttttaatttttccctgAGAGATCCAGATATTTCAAAGATATGCTAAACATTTATggccccaaaaaagaaaagatatgcAACCGACAAAATATGGGATTTTACTAATCCAAAATTTTGGTTGGGATGGAAAAACTTTGGATGAGACAAGATCATAGGTAACAACAAAGTTCATGAATGCTATGCTATATACATAATTATATAGtaatagaagaaatttaatACAATTGTAAGGCATTAAAAATAAGAGAACTGATCGGCCACACTCCAGTCTCAGTCATCCTCAAGATCAAGTACCATCCTCAACTTCCTTCTCATTACAGCACTCTTTGGAGGTACACTAGAAACCACTTCGTCCCCCCAATCTGCCAACTCATCGTCCACTTGCTGACGTGACACAAGATCTAAATTGCTTTCCGGTGCAACACCTAACAAATTTTCACTACCAGCCCTAATAAGAGCATTCTTTGGAGACGCAACTAGAGCCACTTCATCCCTCAAATCTGCCAACTCATCATCCACTTGCTGATGTGACAAATGATCTAAATTGTTCAAAGGTGCAACGCCTAAAAGATTTCCACTGTCCATGCAAGTGCCATGGTTAAATGCATCATCCACATCCATTCCTGCAGGCTCCAACCTTCTGCATTGGTTGCTAACATCCCTGAAAAGAGATTAAGTAGGATGAATTTTACGTCAAAGTTGATAAATGTTAACAGATTATTCCTGAGCTACTCCCATCACAAACAATTATTGGGGCAACCAACCTCAAGTAAATATCTGAGACCATTCTTTATTAaataatctgtttttttttgtttttttttttgtacaagaAATAGCCAGCTTAATAAATATGACACACCTTTATAAATATTATCAGCTTAGTGAAAATGAAATGCAGATAACTTATTTGAACTAAAAGGTAGCATTGTAACAATGggaaatataaataaactttATCAAGGGAAAAAACACTTCATTTGACATTATTCCTGCATGTCACTGTTCCAAACAAACTTAAGAAGCTCAATCAACTGTCTTTAtatctccttttttctttcaccTTATTCCCTACATAAATTAGTACTGTTGAATATCCGAATTctgaaacttctttttttctttttataggaGTGATTTGCCGACTTTTAATGGAAGATCAAGAACCTTACTCTTCAAACATTAGATCCACTTTTCAATTTTGGCTTTCATGTTAATTGCAAGCCTACTCAATCTAAAATGGACGCAAACCTTCAACTACAATCATTCTAAATATAAGGCAGTTGAAGTTTCTTTATAGCTAGGCATCCTAGGGAAGTGGGGATGATTAGATGCAGAAAACAGTTTCTAGAAAGATGATAAGATTTCATTCCTTCAGAGCGAGATTAACATGTCTCTTCCAAAGAAATGGAAATGCTTTTCAGATTTTAAGCCAACTGTTGACTTCTTATTCATCTCCAAGTATGCAAATATTTCAAACATGGTACACCAACATCACAACTATATTGATACCATCCACACTCACGAGCTCCAGTATCCTGCTTTCCAAAAATTCCTTTCCGATTGCAGATGCAGTTACtacttgaaaataaaaaatgtgacaCTAAACTTCCTAGTTCAGTCTGAATTATATGTACAGCAATATAAGGTTGGTAGAATAAGTTGAATAATGTTCAGTAACTGGCAAGAAGAAACATGGTGGATGAGCAAAATACCGTTCTATAACTCCTTCGGTAGCTCTATTTCCATAATCATTTTGAGTTGTCCCCTGAATTGAGATGGCCATGACCTTCTCATACTTCGACTGAGGAAGGGGCCTTTTAGTTTTCCTATGTCCAAAAGatgaattaaatttaatttgacaagaacaagaaaatacAAGAAGAAAAGTAATGAACAGGCTTAACACACTGATACTCCAATTAAAAGTTACAGGGTagctaaaatatgtataactattttccaaaaaatactACCAACCAAAAAAGAATATGATGCATGCACGAAATTATGAAAATTATCCCAGGGGTCACATGTTTAGTGTGGGTAAATATCTACATAAGAGCTATAATaatagagtaattctaaaaatcACCCTTGTGTCCCTCTTGTGTCCAcccaaaattgatgtgacttttaaaattaccattggatttgtgataaatcattattgaattttgatccaattgtgattgtaaaagtcacatcaattttgggTGGACACAAGAGTGACATCTATCATTACTCATAATAATAACATGACAAGATTTTGTCACCATTCTAATGTTATATACACAACGCAAAGGAACTTTAGTCAATACAAAATTTCAGAATTCCACCAATGATGGATTTCaacaaaaatgttttgatgtgttACCATA from Corylus avellana chromosome ca1, CavTom2PMs-1.0 encodes the following:
- the LOC132191466 gene encoding receptor-like protein EIX2, yielding MRGPCAELLLLLGLLLCTATTIGFALNSTHNSEVRCMEKERQSLLKFKQGLMDDNGLLSSWGNHEEDCCKWEGVKCSNRTGHVVKLDLRGKHFFGGSKVLSGDISSSLLGLQHLIYLDLSSNEFSIFFPEFIGSLTKLQYLNLSYNTISGTIPQQLGNLTSLISLDLSWNYFGLMENYNLDWLRHLSSLRNLNMCQVNLSKVANWPDKVGMLPSLLDLRLSCELSMPTPHVLSNANSSSPLSFLDLSFNLLNSSIFPWLLKFTNSLVVLDLRFNELQGSIPKTFGDMVALVDVYLSFNNLEGVMPQTLENLHNLQVLDLSNNNISGEVINLTKFSFLRELYLSKNRLNGSLTKSVAVLSMLQVLDVSSNSLEGNITESHFSNLSNLHQVDFSFNSLSLKFSPAWVPPFHLDVIRLGSCKLGPNFPQWLHSQKNFSQLDISDSGISDTIPNWFWDLSSNIQFLNLSHNQITGTIPLQWFLTRFIGSPLIDLSYNFLSGPLPQFHSDSSMLNLSNNLFQGSITSICETNGNLSYLDLSNNLLSGELPNCWGNLILLAMLNLANNNLSGRIPDSICGSRDWLQTLHLRNNNFIGELPKSLMNCSSLGLIDLGENRLFGRIPMWIGTSLPNLMVLRLSSNLFVGHIPFQLCHLTSLQILDLSDNSITGTIPKCLNNFTVMTQTQSSHVSIDHTYFPSSRTSFIIDFDYIDSLLVTFKEKYLEYSKTLGLVKVIDLSSNKLKGEIPREITSLSGLIGLNLSRNLLTGIIPQNIGDMERLESLDLSRNHLSSIIPPSLATMSLLSYLNLANNNLSGRIPSGTQLQSFSASAYSGNRDLCGLPLPKRCPGDETAQVPQTGSKQGEDDIQEHANSHEHLWFYTSIALGFIVGFWGVCGSLLLKSSWRHAYFQFLERIGDKLYVAIAIRKAKLLRKFKTQG